In Vigna unguiculata cultivar IT97K-499-35 chromosome 3, ASM411807v1, whole genome shotgun sequence, a single genomic region encodes these proteins:
- the LOC114176274 gene encoding myb family transcription factor PHL8-like encodes MDLQNVQNQTMRLVLSTDAKPRLKWTPELHQRFTEAINQLGGAEKATPKSLMRVMGIPGLTLYHLKSHLQKYRLGKNSPLETCSDNKQQGFSEIKSSDGHCSREICTGTQNQMNESLKIAEALQMQMEVQRKLYEQIEVQRHLQLRIEAQGKYLQSVLSKAHETLARYDSSTTGIEVAKSELSQLVSIINNACPTSPISELTETRGLSLNCGEMKQDRGTMCSLESSLTSSESSGRTEVREPLDEAEKPQKTNGIISVELPLMEIHPEEGTAFKGDTSEGRKRSAGTDSNGCCVDQPCGKKCGNKFRKCELSDMLDLNSQYQRDIDSSVKEIDLNCSSSFWGQ; translated from the exons atggaTCTTCAAAATGTGCAAAATCAAACCATGCGTTTGGTTCTCTCTACTGATGCAAAGCCTAGGCTCAAATGGACTCCTGAGCTTCACCAACGCTTCACTGAGGCTATTAATCAACTTGGAGGTGCAGAAA AGGCAACTCCTAAGAGCCTTATGAGAGTGATGGGGATTCCAGGACTCACTTTGTACCACCTCAAGAGCCATTTACAG AAATATAGGCTTGGGAAAAACTCACCGCTAGAAACCTGCTCTGACAACAAGCAACAAG GTTTCAGTGAAATCAAGAGCAGTGATGGTCATTGCAGCAGGGAAATCTGTACTGGGACCCAGAATCAGATGAATGA AAGCTTGAAGATTGCTGAGGCTCTCCAAATGCAAATGGAAGTACAGAGGAAACTTTATGAACAAATTGAG GTCCAAAGACATTTGCAGCTTCGAATTGAGGCTCAAGGGAAGTACCTACAATCAGTTCTATCAAAGGCACATGAAACACTTGCAAGATACGATTCTTCCACAACGGGCATAGAAGTTGCAAAATCTGAACTTTCTCAGTTAGTGTCAATAATCAACAATGCGTGTCCGACCTCTCCCATTTCAGAACTTACAGAAACAAGAGGGCTGAGTTTGAACTGTGGAGAGATGAAACAAGACAGAGGAACCATGTGCTCACTTGAAAGTTCTTTGACATCATCTGAAAGCTCTGGGAGAACTGAAGTAAGAGAACCACTAGATGAGGCAGAGAAGCCTCAAAAGACTAATGGTATTATTTCAGTTGAATTGCCATTGATGGAGATTCACCCAGAAGAAGGTACAGCATTCAAGGGAGATACAAGTGAAGGGAGAAAGAGAAGTGCAGGAACTGATTCCAATGGTTGCTGTGTTGATCAACCTTGTGGAAAAAAATGTGGCAACAAGTTCAGGAAATGTGAACTGTCAGATATGCTTGACTTGAACAGCCAATATCAGAGAGACATTGACTCAAGTGTGAAAGAAATAGATTTAAATTGCAGTTCAAGCTTTTGGGGACAATAA
- the LOC114177237 gene encoding ribonuclease 1-like, whose product MNPKNHTPENHIKISLFTAKVEADMGSKGFISMKLLVLLHLAILCSSQDFDFYYFVQQWPGSYCDTQNSCCYPTTGKPAADFGIHGLWPNNIDGSYPSNCDSNNRFQQSQVSDLTSSLQRNWPTLACPSGSGVQFWAHEWEKHGTCSESLLKQHDYFEAALDLKQRANLLGALTKAGIEADGGFYSLSSIKGAIKNAIGYTPYIECNVDASRNSQLYQVYLCVDTSASGFIECPVFPKGRCGSQIEFPTF is encoded by the exons ATGAATCCAAAGAATCATACTCCAGAAAACCACATCAAAATTTCTCTATTTACTGCTAAAGTAGAGGCAGACATGGGTTCCAAAGGGTTCATCTCCATGAAGCTTTTGGTGCTTCTACATTTGGCCATTCTCTGTTCTTCCCAGGATTTTGATTTCTACTACTTTGTTCAGCAG TGGCCAGGCTCCTACTGTGACACACAGAACAGTTGCTGCTACCCAACAACTGGGAAACCCGCTGCAGATTTTGGCATTCATGGACTGTGGCCTAATAACATAGATGGTTCTTACCCGTCTAACTGTGATTCAAACAATCGTTTTCAGCAATCTCAG GTATCAGATTTGACAAGCAGTTTGCAGAGGAATTGGCCCACTCTGGCATGCCCAAGTGGTAGCGGGGTTCAATTTTGGGCCCACGAATGGGAGAAACATGGGACTTGTTCTGAGTCACTCCTTAAGCAACATGACTACTTTGAAGCAGCTCTCGATCTGAAACAGAGAGCCAACCTCCTTGGAGCTCTTACAAAAGCTG GGATTGAAGCAGATGGAGGGTTTTACAGTCTTAGCAGCATCAAAGGAGCTATTAAAAATGCAATTGGTTATACTCCATACATTGAGTGCAATGTGGATGCGTCACGTAACAGCCAGCTTTACCAAGTTTATTTGTGTGTGGACACTTCGGCCTCTGGCTTCATCGAATGCCCTGTGTTCCCTAAAGGCCGATGTGGGTCCCAAATTGAGTTCCCAACTTTCTAA